The Oscillospiraceae bacterium genome contains the following window.
GCTGCCTATAAGATGTCAATAACCGTCAAATTCTCCCCGTCCACCGTAAATTTCACTTTATTGCTGCCGAAATCCAGCGCATACACCCGCGCGGGGTCGTGCTGGTAGGCGGGGCGCGGGTCGTTTTTCAGCACACCCAACAAGGCGGGGCGCTTTTCTTCGGGCACTTTGCACAATAACGCATCGGGGCATATCACCTGCAGGGCGTACGCTCTGGTCGTATCCGTGAACCCGCCGCGCGCATCGGGGTAGGCATCCACATAGGGCAGGTAGGGCTTGATGTCAAAGATCGGCGTACCGTCCAAAAGGTCTGCGCCGCGGACGATCAGATCCCCGTTTTCCACACCGGCCAGCTCCACACAGGACAGCCCCAGCGCATTCGGCCGGTAAGGGCTGCGGGTGGCAAAGACGCCGCGCCGCTCGTTGCCGCCCAGACGCGGCGGGCGGACAGTGGGCCGCCAGCTTTTGCCGGCGGCGTACTCCGCCGCCACGGTCGAGAACTGCCAGATGAGCCAGAGCCGGTCATACCCCTCGATGCCCACAAGGGCGTTGGGGTCGCGGTATTCCGGCGCAAAAACGATGCGGGCGGTCAGCTCCGGCACAAGGCCGCTCTGCCGCGGGATGCCGAATTTATCCGTAAAATCACTGCGTATATACGCAATGGGGTGAATCGTGTAATCCATAGTAACATTTGCCCCCTTTTTGCGTTTATTATATAGGAAAGAGAGAAAAAAGGGAAGTAGGGCGGCCAGTCCTCTGGCCGCCGCGGCGGGGTGAGGGCACCCCGCCCTGCGGTTCAAGGGAAAGGGGTACCTGCCATACCCTTGCGGGCCGGGCAGGAATCCCTCCGCTTTTCGCCATGAATTTTACAATTTCCCCATCTTTTTTCTTTCTTCGCCATATGGTATAATGTAGGATATAACGATCAAAAAGGGGGTATGGTATTGGCGCCCATTATCCATACAGAAAAGCTGCGCAAGGTCTACGCCGTCGGCAAGGAGCGTGTCATCGCGCTGAACAATG
Protein-coding sequences here:
- the tsaA gene encoding tRNA (N6-threonylcarbamoyladenosine(37)-N6)-methyltransferase TrmO, with the protein product MDYTIHPIAYIRSDFTDKFGIPRQSGLVPELTARIVFAPEYRDPNALVGIEGYDRLWLIWQFSTVAAEYAAGKSWRPTVRPPRLGGNERRGVFATRSPYRPNALGLSCVELAGVENGDLIVRGADLLDGTPIFDIKPYLPYVDAYPDARGGFTDTTRAYALQVICPDALLCKVPEEKRPALLGVLKNDPRPAYQHDPARVYALDFGSNKVKFTVDGENLTVIDIL